A single region of the Mechercharimyces sp. CAU 1602 genome encodes:
- the cdaA gene encoding diadenylate cyclase CdaA: MGVFNGIGQYLSVIVDVTIVSYLIYKLLQLLRGTRSIQLLKGISVVVAGWMLSAFLQLSTLRWLIENLFELGLLVIIIIFQPELRRALEQLGRGRLFSNRGSLGEEQVITRIAGDIAKAAAQCSVQKIGALVVIERDTGLSDYIETGVPLDAELSAELLTNIFMPNAPLHDGAVIMRKGRVEAASCYLPLSENPFISKELGTRHRAGIGITEMSDAIALIVSEETGHISLAIHGQLERGLSEEELLSRLYIELRPPEKSASFWSKRGEKRE; the protein is encoded by the coding sequence ATGGGAGTATTCAACGGAATAGGACAATACTTAAGTGTCATTGTAGATGTTACCATTGTCAGCTATTTAATATATAAGTTACTCCAGTTACTGCGTGGAACCCGCTCTATCCAATTATTAAAAGGGATTTCCGTTGTGGTTGCTGGGTGGATGTTAAGTGCCTTCCTGCAATTATCTACTTTGCGGTGGCTCATCGAAAATTTATTTGAACTAGGATTATTGGTCATTATTATTATCTTTCAGCCTGAACTTCGACGAGCGCTTGAACAGTTAGGTAGAGGACGGCTTTTTTCTAATCGCGGTTCATTAGGAGAAGAGCAGGTGATAACACGAATAGCAGGTGATATCGCCAAAGCAGCAGCCCAATGCTCTGTACAAAAAATTGGAGCGTTGGTGGTGATTGAAAGAGATACGGGTTTATCTGATTATATAGAGACGGGTGTCCCGCTGGATGCCGAGTTGAGTGCTGAATTACTAACCAATATCTTTATGCCGAATGCACCTTTACACGATGGGGCAGTAATTATGCGTAAAGGAAGGGTAGAAGCGGCGAGTTGCTACTTGCCGTTATCAGAAAACCCCTTTATTAGCAAGGAATTGGGTACTCGTCACCGTGCGGGTATTGGGATTACAGAGATGTCTGATGCCATCGCTCTGATTGTTTCGGAAGAGACAGGTCATATATCACTTGCTATTCATGGTCAATTGGAGCGTGGCCTGAGTGAAGAAGAGTTGTTATCACGACTCTATATCGAACTACGCCCTCCAGAGAAGTCTGCGAGCTTTTGGAGTAAAAGGGGGGAGAAGCGTGAATAA